In one window of Pyramidobacter porci DNA:
- a CDS encoding aspartate/glutamate racemase family protein gives MIPRKILGVYGGMGPAASAEFLRLLAAMAPAKRDQEHPVVYVYSNAQTPDRTAAFFGRGESPAAALRQGLDTLCGWGADLLAVPCNTAHIFIDPFRAQLRSPLIHIVEATVADAIKAAPDGCWIIATGATMDSGIYEKEAARRGYRFFAPSEEVRELATQAIVRVKAGELKAGGAVMEEIAAKLWAVRRAPIVTACTELPLAYDASSLPPEMGISSLRSLSRACLEALYAEE, from the coding sequence ATGATCCCTCGAAAGATCCTCGGCGTTTACGGCGGCATGGGCCCGGCGGCCTCGGCCGAATTTCTGCGCCTGCTGGCGGCGATGGCCCCGGCGAAGCGCGACCAGGAACATCCCGTCGTCTACGTTTACTCCAACGCGCAGACGCCCGACCGCACGGCGGCGTTTTTCGGCCGCGGCGAAAGCCCCGCCGCCGCGCTGCGCCAGGGGCTGGACACGCTGTGCGGCTGGGGCGCCGATCTGCTGGCCGTGCCCTGCAACACGGCGCACATCTTCATTGATCCGTTCCGCGCCCAGCTGCGCTCGCCGCTGATCCACATCGTCGAAGCCACCGTCGCCGACGCGATTAAAGCCGCGCCCGACGGCTGCTGGATCATCGCCACCGGCGCGACGATGGATTCGGGCATCTACGAGAAGGAAGCGGCGCGCCGCGGCTACCGCTTCTTCGCCCCCAGCGAAGAAGTCCGCGAACTGGCGACCCAAGCCATCGTCCGCGTCAAGGCCGGCGAACTGAAAGCCGGCGGCGCGGTCATGGAAGAGATCGCCGCCAAGTTGTGGGCCGTCCGCCGCGCCCCGATCGTTACCGCCTGCACGGAACTGCCGCTCGCCTACGACGCCAGCTCGCTGCCGCCGGAAATGGGCATCTCCAGTCTGCGCAGTCTCTCGCGTGCCTGCCTCGAAGCCCTCTACGCGGAAGAGTAG
- the cobT gene encoding nicotinate-nucleotide--dimethylbenzimidazole phosphoribosyltransferase, translated as MNVDLNEINSRLTGPDAAAVKASLERWSLVAKPLKSLGALEDLVTRIAGITGEARFDIGKRALVVMCADNGVIAQGVTQTDESITALVAADLAKGCSSANLMARVARADVIPVDVGVKYPPDAPGLISRRIAAGTRDFTSGPAMTREQALRAIGVGIETARECREKGYRLIATGEMGIGNTTTSAAVAAVLLGCEPRGITGRGAGLSDEGLKRKIAAIEKGIAVNRPDADDALDVLAKLGGFDIAAMAGLFIGGALERLPVVIDGVISAVGALAARRLCPGCAFAMIPSHMSAEPAARRIFGELGLEPVIRAGMRLGEGTGALCLFPLLDMAMALYDGLVFSDIGMEAYTPQS; from the coding sequence GTGAACGTCGATCTGAACGAAATCAACTCGCGCCTGACCGGCCCCGACGCGGCGGCGGTCAAGGCTTCGCTGGAACGCTGGAGCCTCGTCGCCAAGCCCTTGAAAAGCCTGGGCGCGCTCGAGGACCTGGTGACGCGGATCGCCGGGATCACGGGCGAGGCGCGCTTCGACATCGGCAAACGAGCGCTGGTGGTGATGTGCGCCGACAACGGCGTGATCGCGCAGGGCGTGACGCAGACGGACGAGTCGATCACGGCGCTGGTGGCCGCCGATCTGGCGAAGGGCTGTTCCTCCGCCAACCTGATGGCGCGCGTGGCGCGCGCGGACGTGATCCCCGTGGACGTGGGCGTGAAATATCCGCCCGACGCGCCGGGGCTGATCAGCCGCCGCATCGCCGCCGGCACGCGCGACTTCACTTCCGGGCCGGCGATGACGCGCGAACAGGCGCTGCGGGCGATCGGCGTCGGCATCGAAACGGCGCGCGAGTGCCGCGAAAAGGGCTACCGCCTGATCGCCACGGGCGAGATGGGCATCGGCAACACCACGACCAGCGCCGCCGTGGCCGCCGTACTGCTGGGCTGCGAGCCGCGCGGGATCACGGGGCGCGGGGCGGGGCTTTCGGACGAAGGGCTGAAGCGCAAGATCGCGGCGATCGAAAAGGGCATCGCCGTCAACCGCCCCGACGCGGACGACGCGCTGGACGTGCTCGCCAAGCTGGGGGGCTTCGACATCGCCGCCATGGCGGGGCTGTTCATCGGCGGCGCGCTGGAGCGCCTGCCCGTGGTGATCGACGGCGTGATCAGCGCCGTCGGCGCGCTCGCAGCGCGCCGGCTGTGTCCCGGCTGCGCCTTCGCCATGATTCCCAGCCACATGTCGGCGGAACCGGCGGCGCGCAGGATCTTCGGCGAGCTGGGGCTGGAGCCGGTGATCCGCGCCGGGATGCGCCTCGGCGAGGGCACGGGCGCGTTGTGCCTGTTCCCGCTGCTGGACATGGCCATGGCGCTCTACGACGGTCTCGTCTTCAGCGACATCGGCATGGAAGCCTACACGCCGCAGTCATAA